From the genome of Mustelus asterias chromosome 7, sMusAst1.hap1.1, whole genome shotgun sequence, one region includes:
- the impa1 gene encoding inositol monophosphatase 1 gives MSQQCAASDPWRDCMEVAVAVARQAGTVICDALKKEHTVQIKSSPADLVTETDQNVEKMIINTLKEKFPSHSFIGEESVADGAPSILTDNPTWIIDPIDGTTNFVHRFPFVAVSIGLSVNKQSEIGVVYSCVEDKMYTARRGQGAFCNGKQLKVSGQEDISKALIITELGSNRTPEILKTVLSNMEKLISIPSHGIRALGTAAVNMCTVATGGADAYYEMGIHCWDMAAAALIVTEAGGFVLDISGGPFDLMSRRVIAAGSRAIAERIAQEVQIIPYERDD, from the exons GTTATTTGTGACGCTTTAAAAAAAGAACACACTGTTCAGATTAAAAGTTCTCCGGCGGACCTTGTGACTGAGACTGATCAAAATGTAGAAAAAATGATCATAAACACCTTAAAGGAAAAATTTCCTTCTCACAG TTTTATTGGTGAAGAGTCCGTTGCAGATGGAGCACCGAGTATATTAACGGACAATCCAACATGGATAATTGATCCCATTGATGGGACCACTAATTTTGTTCACAG GTTTCCTTTTGTAGCAGTTTCAATTGGCCTTTCTGTGAATAAACAG AGTGAAATTGGGGTTGTATATAGCTGTGTGGAGGACAAGATGTACACAGCTCGAAGAGGGCAAGGTGCATTTTGCAATGGGAAACAGTTGAAAGTATCTGGACAAGAAG ACATAAGCAAAGCACTGATCATAACTGAACTTGGGTCCAATCGCACACCAGAAATCTTGAAGACGGTTCTATCAAACATGGAAAAGCTCATTTCTATTCCGAGCCATGG AATTCGAGCTCTAGGAACTGCAGCTGTAAACATGTGCACAGTGGCGACTGGTGGTGCAGACGCTTACTATGAGATGGGTATCCACTGCTGGGATATGGCAGCAGCCGCACTCATTGTTACTGAGGCTGGAGGTTTTGTGCTGGATATATCAG GTGGACCGTTTGATCTGATGTCACGTCGAGTGATTGCTGCAGGTAGCAGAGCCATTGCAGAGAGAATAGCTCAAGAAGTGCAGATAATCCCCTATGAGAGGGATGATTAG